The following proteins are co-located in the Bacteroidota bacterium genome:
- the rho gene encoding transcription termination factor Rho: MYDIAYLNNLMLSELKDIAQKLNMSNVDSLPKQDLVYKIIETQSVMPDAKDFKENPNEIKPEAPAKKIRKPIVKNPTDGITTPDSEPAKRGRKPKTKEDAAPQAQLPLAVETKTTEPVIAPDPKDIVATPVKPSDTQPPRPIANGPDRQDQQRQQNIQNRQQRPPYNERNNPNKEQNNTSTNPPREQRENPNLPQPRELRENPNQQPREQRENPNPPQQREQRENPQVPREQRENPNPPQQREQREQPNQRDSTNQLISELEGLVSSSGVLELLPDGYGFLRSPDYNYMPSPDDIYVSPNQIKTMGLKTGDTVKGTIRPPKEGEKYFALTGVENINGKTPQDVRDRVAFEHLTPLFPDEKLNLGGNNKALSTRIIDMLSPIGKGQRGLIVAQPKTGKTVLLKDVANAIAANHPEVYLIILLVDERPEEVTDMARSVRAEVVASTFDEPAEKHVKLANMVHEKAKRLVECGHDVVILLDSITRLARAYNTVAPSSGKVLSGGVEANALQKPKRFFGAARKIENGGSLTIIATALIDTGSKMDEVIFEEFKGTGNMELQLDRRLANKRIFPAIDILASGTRREDLLIEKNMLQKIWVLRNYLNDMNPEEAMETLKKHMKDTDSNEEFLVSMNN; the protein is encoded by the coding sequence ATGTACGACATTGCTTATCTGAACAACCTTATGTTGTCGGAACTTAAGGACATTGCCCAAAAGCTCAATATGAGCAACGTGGACAGTTTGCCAAAACAGGATTTGGTTTACAAAATCATCGAGACACAATCGGTGATGCCTGATGCCAAAGATTTTAAAGAAAATCCCAACGAAATAAAACCAGAAGCACCCGCAAAAAAAATTCGAAAACCCATTGTAAAAAACCCAACGGATGGCATAACCACTCCCGATAGCGAACCTGCCAAACGTGGCCGCAAGCCCAAGACCAAAGAGGATGCAGCACCCCAAGCACAATTGCCCCTAGCGGTTGAAACTAAAACTACGGAGCCTGTTATTGCTCCTGACCCTAAAGATATAGTGGCCACTCCAGTTAAACCTAGCGACACACAACCGCCACGCCCTATAGCCAATGGTCCTGATAGGCAAGACCAGCAACGCCAACAGAATATTCAGAATAGGCAACAACGCCCTCCTTATAATGAAAGAAACAATCCTAATAAGGAGCAAAACAATACAAGTACCAACCCTCCGCGTGAGCAAAGGGAAAACCCAAATCTGCCACAACCTAGGGAGTTACGCGAAAATCCAAATCAACAGCCACGTGAACAAAGAGAGAACCCCAATCCGCCACAACAACGTGAGCAAAGGGAAAATCCGCAAGTGCCGCGTGAACAGAGAGAAAATCCAAATCCGCCACAACAGCGTGAGCAACGCGAGCAGCCTAATCAACGGGACAGTACCAACCAACTTATTAGCGAACTAGAAGGACTCGTTTCTTCATCAGGTGTTTTGGAGCTATTGCCCGATGGCTATGGTTTCCTCCGCTCGCCCGATTATAATTATATGCCATCGCCCGATGATATATATGTATCGCCTAACCAAATAAAAACTATGGGTCTTAAAACGGGTGATACCGTGAAAGGTACCATACGCCCGCCCAAAGAGGGAGAGAAATATTTTGCACTAACCGGTGTAGAAAACATTAATGGTAAAACCCCACAAGATGTTCGCGACCGTGTAGCATTTGAGCATCTTACGCCGCTATTCCCCGATGAAAAATTAAATTTGGGAGGCAATAACAAAGCATTGTCAACGCGTATCATAGATATGCTATCGCCCATAGGCAAAGGCCAACGCGGATTGATAGTGGCCCAACCCAAAACGGGTAAAACAGTTTTGCTTAAAGATGTGGCCAATGCCATTGCCGCCAATCACCCAGAGGTTTATCTAATAATATTATTGGTAGATGAACGCCCTGAGGAGGTAACCGATATGGCCCGCAGCGTGAGAGCTGAGGTAGTTGCATCAACCTTCGACGAGCCTGCCGAAAAACATGTAAAGCTTGCAAACATGGTTCACGAAAAAGCCAAACGCTTGGTGGAGTGTGGTCATGATGTTGTAATACTCTTAGATTCTATTACCCGCCTTGCCCGTGCATATAATACGGTGGCCCCATCATCGGGCAAAGTATTGAGTGGTGGTGTGGAAGCCAATGCTTTGCAAAAACCCAAACGCTTTTTTGGTGCTGCTCGTAAAATTGAAAACGGGGGCTCACTCACTATTATAGCAACAGCATTGATTGATACTGGCTCCAAAATGGATGAGGTGATATTTGAAGAATTTAAAGGCACAGGTAATATGGAATTGCAGTTGGATCGTCGCTTGGCCAATAAACGTATATTCCCAGCCATTGATATATTGGCATCGGGCACCCGCCGCGAAGATTTGTTGATAGAGAAAAACATGCTCCAAAAAATATGGGTGCTGCGTAACTATCTCAACGATATGAACCCCGAGGAGGCTATGGAAACACTGAAAAAACACATGAAAGACACTGACTCGAACGAAGAGTTTTTGGTATCGATGAATAATTGA
- a CDS encoding ATP-binding protein gives MKHFIEIDDTTKGGQELFALVKSFMAMSENNEGIKISGPLEAAAVLVERNEFLEDLLNELPIEMGILDKDGRYIYMNKKSISKPERRAWIIGKTDEEYSIKYNFRTDLFKKRMDAFHNACKSGKEITWFEEFTMPDGSTKHYLRRYAPIHSKEGNFSYLMGYGLDITTIKEAEIKILEAKTHVEKALKVKSDFLSTMSHEMRTPMNAIIGFSDLMLDGKLDEESVTMLNSIRFSAGNLLRLITDILDLSTLEAGKVELHETVFSIKSLMPKIKSTVELAAKNKNLELNFTAADNLPNMLIGDEFRISQVLINLLTNAVKYTDTGSINLSVKWHGISESRCLLHIELKDTGIGIPADKLKYIFDSFTQMHVQHSRKYGGTGLGLAIVKRLVLLMGGDISIESNVGKGSCFHLALPLHIYLEKEQTEEPHSTHDDIPNDLKTLVGKTVLVVEDNIINQNVIAQMLKKLNLISTITENGKVGLDAMRTGSFDMILMDLHMPEMDGFEATQHIRKFSTVPIIALTADIFPHSQERAYRCGVTDYITKPVRLDDLKNKLEQHIL, from the coding sequence TTGAAACATTTTATCGAAATTGATGATACCACCAAAGGGGGACAGGAACTGTTTGCCCTCGTGAAATCGTTTATGGCGATGAGCGAAAACAATGAAGGGATAAAAATATCGGGGCCTTTGGAGGCCGCAGCAGTATTGGTAGAACGCAACGAATTTTTGGAAGACTTGCTAAATGAATTACCTATTGAGATGGGAATTTTGGACAAAGATGGGCGTTATATTTATATGAATAAAAAGTCAATTTCCAAACCTGAACGACGGGCATGGATTATTGGCAAAACAGATGAAGAATATTCCATCAAATACAATTTCCGCACAGATCTTTTCAAAAAACGTATGGATGCTTTTCATAATGCTTGCAAAAGTGGTAAAGAGATAACCTGGTTCGAAGAATTTACTATGCCCGATGGCAGCACCAAGCATTATTTAAGGAGATACGCACCCATACATAGTAAAGAAGGAAATTTCTCATACCTCATGGGCTATGGCTTGGATATTACCACCATTAAAGAAGCCGAGATAAAAATACTGGAAGCTAAAACTCATGTAGAGAAAGCCCTTAAAGTGAAATCAGATTTCCTATCAACCATGAGCCACGAGATGAGAACACCCATGAACGCTATCATTGGTTTTAGCGATTTGATGTTGGACGGAAAATTAGACGAAGAAAGTGTGACGATGCTTAACTCCATTCGTTTTTCTGCAGGGAATCTGTTGAGACTGATTACTGATATATTAGATCTTTCAACATTGGAAGCTGGCAAAGTAGAACTGCATGAGACCGTTTTTAGTATCAAGTCTTTGATGCCAAAAATAAAAAGCACTGTAGAACTGGCTGCTAAAAACAAAAATTTAGAACTTAATTTTACTGCCGCCGATAATTTGCCCAATATGCTAATTGGTGATGAGTTTCGTATATCGCAAGTACTTATTAATTTGCTCACCAATGCCGTTAAATATACCGATACTGGAAGTATAAATTTATCCGTTAAATGGCATGGGATTAGTGAAAGCCGTTGCTTGTTACATATAGAATTGAAAGATACTGGCATCGGTATTCCAGCAGATAAACTTAAATATATATTTGATAGTTTTACGCAAATGCATGTGCAACATTCACGCAAATATGGAGGCACCGGGTTAGGACTTGCCATTGTGAAACGATTGGTATTATTGATGGGTGGCGATATAAGTATTGAAAGTAATGTGGGCAAGGGTTCCTGCTTTCATTTGGCGTTACCGCTTCACATATATTTGGAAAAGGAACAAACAGAAGAGCCGCATAGTACACACGATGATATACCAAATGATCTAAAAACATTGGTAGGCAAAACTGTATTGGTAGTAGAAGACAATATCATTAACCAAAATGTGATTGCACAAATGCTTAAAAAGCTAAACCTTATTAGCACCATTACCGAAAATGGAAAGGTAGGATTAGATGCTATGCGTACGGGTAGTTTTGATATGATATTGATGGATTTGCACATGCCTGAAATGGATGGATTTGAAGCTACGCAACATATACGTAAATTTTCTACTGTCCCCATCATAGCACTCACTGCCGATATTTTCCCGCACTCGCAAGAACGTGCCTATCGATGCGGCGTTACCGATTATATAACGAAACCTGTGAGACTCGATGACTTGAAAAACAAGTTAGAGCAACATATATTGTAG
- a CDS encoding retropepsin-like aspartic protease, with protein sequence MPEKTKRNIFIIAWTIISLSTLGRIAEGGNGYDKAEFISVCKKAAKDSADGVLIKKVDIDKFCNCAYEKMKDRKDIDLLKMKDRSSPVFNEVIMACFSETRLKDTPVSESEIIGLKLSATIDLINGPQGNRVKTYLSGKPYYFMLDNGASDVVINKKIANQLKSEKILVYNTPAETQEYELANGQSIVCKIAVIKELHIGKYIVTNIRVAVQQNNDTDLLLGKSFLEKFYSWSLINYNHALVLKK encoded by the coding sequence ATGCCGGAAAAAACAAAGCGAAATATTTTTATAATAGCTTGGACTATAATTTCACTTAGCACGCTTGGTAGAATAGCAGAGGGTGGCAATGGGTATGATAAAGCAGAATTTATTTCAGTATGTAAAAAGGCTGCTAAAGATTCGGCAGATGGGGTATTGATAAAAAAGGTAGATATAGATAAATTCTGTAACTGTGCCTACGAAAAAATGAAGGATAGAAAAGATATTGATTTATTGAAAATGAAAGACAGAAGTTCACCTGTTTTTAATGAAGTAATTATGGCTTGCTTTTCTGAGACTAGGTTGAAGGATACCCCGGTATCCGAATCAGAGATTATCGGTTTAAAACTATCTGCTACCATCGACCTGATAAATGGACCACAAGGCAATAGGGTAAAAACCTATTTAAGCGGAAAACCCTATTATTTTATGTTGGACAATGGTGCAAGTGATGTGGTAATAAACAAAAAAATCGCGAATCAATTAAAATCCGAAAAAATATTAGTATATAATACCCCAGCAGAAACTCAAGAGTATGAGTTAGCGAATGGACAAAGTATAGTATGCAAAATCGCAGTTATTAAGGAATTGCATATTGGCAAATATATAGTTACCAATATTAGGGTAGCGGTTCAACAAAACAACGACACTGATTTGCTTTTAGGGAAGTCTTTTTTGGAAAAATTTTATTCATGGTCACTCATTAATTATAACCACGCTTTGGTTCTGAAAAAATAA
- the rsmI gene encoding 16S rRNA (cytidine(1402)-2'-O)-methyltransferase has protein sequence MEKVLKQGLYIVPTPIGNLQDITLRALDILKSCDMILAEDTRVTGNLLKHFNIQNTVKPFHLANEHKVLQHYIDLLKQGKTLALVSDAGTPAISDPGYLLTRECVAEHIYIECLPGPTAFVPALVKSGFPTDSFVFEGFLPHKKGRQTKLKELATEKRTIILYESPYRVVKLLEELKEHFGEDRQVSASRELSKMFEETINGTVAFCLEHFTKKDPKGEFVIVIKGHA, from the coding sequence ATGGAGAAGGTGTTGAAACAAGGGCTATATATTGTGCCCACACCCATTGGTAATTTACAAGACATCACACTTCGGGCACTAGATATACTCAAAAGCTGTGATATGATTTTGGCCGAAGATACCCGTGTTACAGGCAATCTGCTCAAACATTTCAATATACAAAATACCGTGAAGCCATTTCATCTGGCTAATGAGCACAAAGTATTACAGCATTATATAGATTTATTAAAACAAGGAAAAACTCTAGCATTAGTGAGCGATGCTGGCACACCTGCCATTTCCGACCCCGGCTATTTACTTACCCGCGAATGTGTAGCCGAACACATATATATTGAATGCCTTCCTGGACCAACGGCTTTTGTACCCGCATTGGTGAAATCAGGATTCCCCACTGATAGTTTTGTGTTTGAGGGCTTTTTACCTCATAAAAAGGGCAGGCAAACAAAACTAAAAGAACTGGCTACCGAAAAGAGAACGATTATATTATATGAATCGCCCTACCGAGTGGTGAAATTATTGGAAGAACTTAAAGAACATTTTGGCGAGGACAGGCAGGTTTCTGCAAGCAGGGAATTAAGCAAAATGTTTGAGGAAACAATTAATGGAACTGTGGCCTTTTGCCTAGAACATTTTACAAAAAAAGACCCCAAGGGCGAATTCGTTATCGTAATAAAAGGACATGCTTAA
- the lnt gene encoding apolipoprotein N-acyltransferase codes for MLKKLFYYILPGLLLTASWLHNYTFFFIFIAFIPIIQKANTEQKTFRFWIYTYANMLLWNVGSTWWVCLASVEGGIAAIIANSLLMTLPLLLYYYTQRRINKPWALFSIIFYWLTFEYLHLRWELTWPWLTLGNVFAGVPSIVQWYEFTGHLGGSIWVLLANILLYKHYTSSVKNIKPILAVSIIIFPVIISSILNFSPVTETKSYETIIVQPNIDPYNEKFGELTSSQQLDKMLQLASKRMSTKTRLVMFPETALTDNIEESQIEENENILKLRNFIDSFPKVSILIGGNVYHIYKNGEVPQPTARNDHSGMCYDIYNTAIFLEKDKKAELYFKSKLVPGVEKMPYPQVFKFLEKYAIDEGGISGSLGVQEEREVFNVQNIFKIAPVICYESVFGEYVTEYIKKGANAICIITNDGWWGNTPGYRQHFNYARLRAIETRRAILRSANTGISGIIDEKGVSSHETKWWEPTVIAASFKPNSNLTFYVRYGDYLALACCWGSLAWFILMLFKVKF; via the coding sequence ATGCTTAAAAAACTGTTTTATTATATACTTCCCGGCTTATTGCTTACTGCAAGCTGGCTCCACAATTATACTTTCTTCTTTATATTTATAGCTTTTATTCCTATTATACAAAAAGCAAATACTGAGCAAAAAACATTCAGGTTTTGGATATATACTTATGCCAATATGTTGTTATGGAATGTTGGCAGCACCTGGTGGGTTTGCCTTGCTTCGGTTGAGGGTGGAATTGCGGCTATTATAGCCAATAGCTTACTAATGACTTTGCCTCTGTTACTATATTATTATACCCAAAGACGTATTAATAAACCTTGGGCACTATTTTCGATTATATTTTATTGGCTCACTTTTGAATATCTGCATTTGCGTTGGGAACTCACCTGGCCTTGGCTCACGCTGGGCAATGTTTTTGCGGGGGTTCCATCCATAGTACAATGGTATGAATTTACTGGGCATTTGGGTGGAAGTATCTGGGTATTATTGGCTAACATTCTACTATATAAACACTATACTAGTTCCGTAAAAAATATAAAACCAATACTTGCTGTTTCTATTATCATTTTTCCTGTTATTATATCTTCAATATTAAATTTCTCACCTGTTACAGAAACGAAAAGCTATGAAACTATTATAGTACAACCCAATATAGACCCGTATAATGAAAAATTCGGCGAGCTCACATCTTCTCAGCAGTTGGACAAAATGCTCCAATTAGCTTCAAAGAGAATGAGTACGAAAACTAGGTTGGTGATGTTTCCTGAAACTGCATTAACTGATAATATAGAAGAAAGTCAAATAGAAGAAAATGAGAACATACTAAAATTACGAAATTTTATAGATAGTTTTCCCAAAGTTTCCATTTTAATAGGAGGCAATGTATATCATATATATAAAAACGGAGAAGTGCCACAGCCCACAGCCCGAAATGACCACAGCGGAATGTGTTATGATATTTATAATACAGCAATTTTTTTGGAGAAAGATAAAAAAGCAGAACTGTATTTCAAATCAAAATTAGTGCCTGGAGTGGAAAAAATGCCTTATCCGCAAGTGTTTAAATTCCTTGAAAAGTATGCAATAGATGAAGGTGGTATTTCAGGCTCATTAGGTGTGCAAGAAGAAAGAGAGGTATTCAATGTGCAAAATATATTTAAGATTGCACCAGTTATTTGTTATGAATCCGTATTTGGGGAATACGTGACGGAGTACATAAAAAAAGGAGCCAATGCAATATGCATCATCACCAATGATGGCTGGTGGGGTAATACCCCCGGCTATCGGCAACATTTTAACTATGCAAGACTCAGAGCTATTGAAACACGGAGAGCCATACTTCGCTCGGCCAATACTGGAATATCAGGAATTATCGACGAAAAAGGTGTTTCTTCACATGAAACAAAATGGTGGGAGCCTACGGTGATAGCGGCATCCTTCAAGCCCAATTCTAATTTGACTTTCTATGTGAGGTACGGAGATTACTTGGCTTTAGCTTGTTGCTGGGGCAGTTTGGCTTGGTTTATTTTAATGCTCTTTAAAGTCAAGTTCTAA
- a CDS encoding sterol desaturase family protein, translated as MQKNNEWKLLLFITLMVIGADVAGSYLVKGSDELRESLLILISVPIYVVVIGAEILFSFFKEKKYYSGEGTLANIYLTVLNMGFDLALRVFCLWFLGKCYTLGGLRLNMIWAPVLYWIVLTIFEDFMYYWEHRIDHFCRFFWASHITHHSSEEYNLTVGFRSSVFQPLYRFIYFIPIAFAGFRPEDIMFTYAFTQMWGIFVHTQTVGKLWKPIEYIMCTPSHHRVHHASNIKYLDKNMGMLLIIWDKMFGTFQKEDETYEPIKYGLTTNIKTVHPVTMVFHEWKNIFNDVRKPVKLKDKIMYLFGPPGWSHDGSTLTSSQLREKEKNIKSG; from the coding sequence ATGCAAAAAAATAACGAATGGAAACTACTTCTTTTTATTACCTTAATGGTGATAGGAGCAGATGTGGCAGGGAGTTATTTGGTGAAAGGTTCCGATGAATTGCGAGAAAGTTTGCTTATACTTATTTCCGTTCCCATTTATGTGGTAGTAATTGGTGCCGAAATCCTGTTCAGTTTTTTTAAAGAGAAAAAGTATTATAGTGGCGAAGGCACACTGGCTAATATATATTTAACTGTTTTGAATATGGGCTTCGACCTTGCACTTAGAGTATTTTGTCTATGGTTTCTGGGCAAATGTTATACGTTAGGGGGTTTGCGTTTAAATATGATATGGGCACCCGTGCTATATTGGATAGTGTTAACTATTTTCGAAGATTTTATGTACTATTGGGAGCATCGCATCGACCACTTTTGTAGGTTCTTTTGGGCTTCTCATATTACCCACCACAGCAGCGAGGAGTATAATCTCACCGTAGGTTTCCGTTCTTCTGTTTTCCAACCCTTATATAGATTCATCTATTTTATTCCCATAGCTTTTGCAGGTTTCAGACCCGAGGATATTATGTTCACTTATGCCTTTACGCAGATGTGGGGAATTTTCGTTCATACCCAAACAGTGGGGAAACTTTGGAAACCTATTGAATATATTATGTGTACGCCTAGCCACCACAGGGTTCACCATGCATCCAACATTAAATACTTAGATAAAAATATGGGAATGCTTCTAATAATTTGGGATAAAATGTTTGGCACTTTCCAAAAGGAAGATGAAACTTACGAACCTATTAAATATGGACTCACCACCAATATTAAAACAGTCCATCCAGTTACAATGGTTTTTCACGAATGGAAAAATATATTTAATGATGTACGGAAACCTGTAAAACTTAAAGATAAAATAATGTACCTTTTTGGCCCCCCAGGATGGAGCCACGATGGAAGTACGCTTACCAGTTCGCAACTGCGAGAAAAAGAAAAAAATATTAAATCAGGATAA
- a CDS encoding M1 family aminopeptidase has translation MAPQDGATMEVRLPVRNCEKKKKILNQDKDLSLLINAKKRSAFYMKSLLTIIVILCCLNGHAQDKRSDSVDITHIKINLDMTRSITGQNQIAGYASIKLKAVNFAISYVYFDLLKMTIDSIVQNTARLNYNYNDSIIYINLFKSLVSTDTEEVKIYYHGQPQGDPTGWGGFYFATPYVYNLGVGFGMDPHVYGRCWFPCFDNFVERQLFSFNIKTDSIDQAICNGILISNSLNADATINWQWQLGQQIPTYLANVSVAPYRPAKNNFNSISGKNIPVWLAALPVDTANAIKSFANLNNCLKAFEKNYGPYLFDRVGYCMVPFNSGAMEHAGNISYPLYASDGTKTYETLWAHELAHQWWGNQTTCKNEGDMWLNEGWACYNEAIFLENIYGRESYRKRVSDNHTLVLQKAHINDDGYRAVAGMPHDYTYGTTVYKKGADVVHSLRGYMGDKDFFEACLDFQNTYKFNSVGSDDLKNIFQNHTKQSMKSFFDNWVYEKGFPHFEISNLQIDSSNTLYSISGTILQRLLATQKLYDSVPMDFTAIGPNLEKYTAQAIIGGYYSHFQIKNIPFKPVIVCQDLYEKISDAITDEYYIIDSVQTYKYTNARLNLNVKSVSKNDSNWVRVEHHWIGANGAAKTPGLYISPTHYWTIQTIVGTTFDADASLNYSGAKDASGVPGLDSNLFYKTEDSLVLLYRENTDSTWVEYIDYIKNMGSKTDLKGNVLIKHIKSGDYTFGAYNTRLSIPPVKKNDEHYIKNFYPNPSNGNAHIELKEGNIKGNFTLYDMKGGLLQTIPMRAGNLLYEISVQTKGIYIIKLEAENGQVLETVKWVVE, from the coding sequence TTGGCCCCCCAGGATGGAGCCACGATGGAAGTACGCTTACCAGTTCGCAACTGCGAGAAAAAGAAAAAAATATTAAATCAGGATAAAGATTTATCTTTGCTTATTAATGCAAAAAAACGAAGTGCTTTTTATATGAAATCCCTGCTAACTATCATAGTTATTCTTTGCTGTTTGAATGGTCACGCACAAGACAAGCGTAGCGATAGCGTGGATATTACCCATATCAAAATTAACTTAGATATGACCCGCAGCATCACAGGTCAAAATCAAATTGCAGGGTATGCAAGCATCAAACTTAAAGCAGTTAATTTTGCTATTTCTTATGTTTATTTCGATTTGCTTAAAATGACTATAGATAGTATCGTGCAAAATACTGCCCGATTGAATTATAATTACAATGATTCTATTATATATATAAACTTGTTCAAATCTTTGGTGTCAACAGATACCGAAGAAGTAAAAATATATTATCATGGGCAGCCGCAGGGTGATCCAACGGGCTGGGGAGGATTTTATTTCGCTACTCCTTATGTATATAATTTAGGAGTGGGGTTTGGAATGGACCCACATGTATATGGCCGTTGTTGGTTTCCTTGTTTCGATAATTTTGTAGAAAGGCAATTATTTAGCTTTAATATAAAAACTGATAGTATTGATCAAGCAATTTGCAATGGAATTCTTATTTCAAATTCTTTAAATGCCGATGCTACTATTAATTGGCAATGGCAATTGGGTCAACAAATTCCTACTTATCTAGCCAATGTATCTGTTGCACCTTACCGCCCTGCTAAAAATAACTTTAATAGTATCAGTGGTAAAAATATTCCTGTATGGCTCGCAGCCTTACCCGTTGACACCGCCAATGCAATAAAATCGTTTGCAAATCTGAACAATTGCCTGAAAGCTTTTGAAAAAAATTACGGCCCTTATTTATTCGACAGAGTAGGATACTGTATGGTTCCCTTTAACAGCGGAGCAATGGAACATGCAGGCAATATTTCCTATCCATTATATGCAAGCGATGGTACTAAAACCTATGAAACTCTATGGGCACACGAGCTTGCACATCAATGGTGGGGTAACCAAACTACCTGCAAAAATGAAGGTGACATGTGGCTGAACGAAGGATGGGCTTGTTATAATGAAGCTATATTTTTAGAAAACATATATGGTAGAGAATCCTATCGAAAACGTGTGAGTGATAACCATACTTTGGTATTACAAAAAGCCCATATAAATGATGACGGATACCGAGCCGTAGCAGGCATGCCCCATGATTATACTTATGGAACAACAGTATATAAAAAAGGTGCTGATGTGGTGCATTCTTTGAGAGGATATATGGGTGATAAAGATTTTTTCGAAGCTTGTTTAGATTTTCAAAATACCTATAAATTTAATTCGGTGGGCAGCGATGATTTGAAAAATATTTTTCAGAATCATACCAAACAAAGTATGAAAAGTTTCTTTGATAACTGGGTGTATGAAAAAGGCTTCCCGCATTTCGAAATATCCAATTTGCAAATAGATAGTAGCAATACATTATATAGTATATCAGGAACCATTTTACAAAGATTATTGGCTACACAAAAGTTGTACGACTCAGTACCTATGGACTTTACAGCCATTGGACCCAACTTAGAAAAATATACTGCCCAAGCTATCATAGGTGGTTACTATAGCCATTTCCAAATAAAGAATATTCCTTTTAAACCTGTCATTGTATGTCAAGACTTATATGAAAAAATTAGTGATGCCATAACAGATGAATATTATATAATAGATTCTGTACAAACTTATAAGTATACAAATGCCCGACTGAATTTGAATGTGAAAAGTGTTTCAAAAAATGATTCCAATTGGGTGAGGGTAGAACACCACTGGATAGGTGCTAATGGTGCTGCAAAAACACCGGGATTATATATATCACCCACACATTACTGGACTATTCAAACCATTGTAGGGACTACCTTTGACGCGGATGCGTCACTCAATTATTCAGGTGCTAAGGATGCAAGTGGTGTCCCCGGCCTCGATAGTAATTTGTTTTATAAGACCGAAGATAGTTTGGTATTGTTATACAGGGAAAATACCGATAGTACTTGGGTAGAATATATAGATTATATCAAAAACATGGGCAGTAAAACCGATTTAAAGGGTAATGTACTTATCAAACATATCAAATCAGGTGATTATACTTTTGGAGCATATAATACTCGGCTATCTATACCACCTGTAAAAAAAAATGACGAACATTATATAAAAAATTTCTATCCCAACCCCAGCAACGGCAATGCCCATATAGAACTGAAGGAGGGTAATATAAAAGGTAATTTTACATTATATGATATGAAAGGTGGTTTGCTACAAACCATTCCCATGCGTGCAGGAAATTTGCTTTATGAAATCAGCGTTCAAACCAAAGGTATATATATTATCAAACTGGAAGCTGAGAATGGACAGGTTTTGGAAACGGTGAAGTGGGTGGTGGAGTAA